A region from the Nematostella vectensis chromosome 13, jaNemVect1.1, whole genome shotgun sequence genome encodes:
- the LOC5521612 gene encoding feline leukemia virus subgroup C receptor-related protein 1, whose translation MMFAEDSEGYYQTELYKRRWIMLFVFCLLSLTNSGQWIMFAAISDVIVPFYHVSAFGVNCLSMVFMAVYILFIVPASWILDRYGLKVNAFIAAGFNVLGAWLKYCGSAENGFNWVVAGQTVTAVAQCFILGVPPRIAAVWFGQNERSVATALGVFASQVGVAIYFATVPLIVPRSPDSSRVSKGLEMLYGGVAILCSLIGAAMLIAFEDAPPVPPSKSQAVLKDKGRCCRITYKESFTRLFSNASYVFLLVAYGIYAGAQYTVATLLNEMATKRFPNQEVLIGLLGFVFVIAGLPATVLAGIWLDRTLAYKQGTIFLMGTSFLSMIAFSITLEFAQSVYGLFLVLAVLGFCSTSFLPLGFEFAAELTYPVPEGTSAGLLNAAAQCFGIFFIVVVGQLVHDAGALAGNLVLSGALLLGVGLLPLVRADLQRRSVDMYGGSGLQPDIDSSDRQSTSYNMISESPSEE comes from the exons ATGATGTTTGCGGAGGATTCCGAGGGCTACTACCAAACGGAGCTATACAAGCGCCGCTGGATAATGCTGTTCGTGTTCTGTCTCCTCTCCCTAACAAACTCGGGCCAGTGGATCATGTTCGCCGCTAtcagtgacgtcatcgtgcCGTTCTATCACGTGTCTGCGTTCGGCGTCAACTGTCTGTCTATGGTCTTCATGGCTGTTTACATTCTCTTCATCGTCCCGGCCTCGTGGATACTAGACCGCTACGGACTCAAGGTTAACGCTTTTATCGCCGCAGGATTTAACGTGCTGGGGGCATGGCTCAAGTATTGTGGTAGTGCTGAGAACGGTTTTAACTGGGTAGTAGCCGGGCAAACCGTAACTGCAGTGGCCCAATGCTTCATCCTTGGGGTACCCCCTCGGATAGCTGCGGTCTGGTTCGGGCAAAACGAGCGCAGTGTCGCGACGGCTCTTGGCGTGTTTGCAAGTCAAGTGGGAGTCGCTATCTACTTCGCTACTGTCCCGCTAATTGTCCCGCGCAGTCCCGACAGCTCGCGGGTCAGCAAAGGTCTTGAGATGCTGTATGGGGGCGTGGCGATCCTATGTAGTCTGATTGGTGCAGCGATGCTGATAGCGTTCGAGGACGCTCCCCCTGTACCCCCCAGTAAGTCACAAGCGGTGCTGAAGGACAAGGGCCGCTGTTGTCGCATCACTTACAAGGAGTCTTTCACCCGGTTGTTTAGCAACGCATCGTACGTATTCCTGCTGGTTGCCTATGGAATATACGCGGGCGCACAATATACAG TGGCGACCCTACTAAACGAGATGGCGACCAAGCGCTTCCCGAATCAAGAGGTCCTGATTGGTCTGTTAGGATTTGTGTTCGTTATTGCTGGCCTCCCCGCTACAGTCCTCGCGGGCATCTGGCTCGACCGCACGCTAGCATACAAACAAGGCACCATCTTTCTCATGGGCACCTCCTTTCTTTCAATGATAGCGTTCTCAATAACCCTGGAGTTCGCGCAGAGTGTCTACGGCCTTTTTCTCGTCTTGGCAGTGCTAGGGTTTTGCTCCACGTCTTTTCTTCCGCTGGGATTCGAGTTCGCTGCTGAGCTGACATATCCGGTTCCGGAAGGGACATCCGCTGGCCTGTTGAACGCGGCGGCTCAATGTTTTGGTATCTTCTTTATCGTGGTTGTGGGGCAGTTAGTACACGATGCAGGCGCGCTCGCCGGGAATTTGGTGCTAAGTGGGGCTTTACTCCTGGGCGTTGGCTTACTCCCCCTGGTCAGGGCGGATCTGCAGAGGCGCTCCGTAGATATGTACGGGGGGAGCGGGCTGCAACCGGATATTGACAGCAGCGATCGTCAATCCACCTCGTATAACATGATATCGGAAAGTCCGTCAGAGGAGTAA